The genomic DNA ccctctccatcctcaccatgtacatcataaacagcagtggggataaagggcacccctgcctcagacccttgttgatatcaactttctcctcgctcctcatccctttccattcaacgcaaacgtattttctaggtaaatctctcccAAAATCTGTAGACAgccgtcacctaagccttccccttccagaatatcacACAAGATGTTGCAGTCTAGGTTGTCacacgctcctgtaatgtctaaaaaagccacatataatggtctgcttcCTACTCTTGATATTACTATACACTGAGTaaaaacaaataagttatcatccaaacgcctacccattctgaagccattctgaagttttcCCAAAAATACCATTATTCTCGACCCACGTTTgtagctttaatttgattgcctgcattgctaacctgtatattaccgatgtaatggtcaacgatcTATACGGCTGAATGCTATCTTTCtaccccttacctttataaatcaatttcattctactttgtcgccaactgtctggtgttcgtctatcttttaaagtttttcccACTGTTTTCaagagagcttccttactttttggtcctagttcattaatcagcctaacgggaacctcgtctagccctgtggttgtgcgcttaggaattttctcttcggctttctcccagttgaaatttgtcagcaccggctccttttccatctggttctgtttcatgctcttttttttttcattcaagtacaacctcgtcattgccttggaaagattcggctgttatttttcggatgcaatttagtgccgcttccctttccagtttgtttccaacTTCGTCTAgtatatgttgttgtattgttgttgacttcctgcctaataactttatgtggttccaaatTATCTTacgtgcggccttctttttctcacgtatttctgacgaCCAACGTTCATTTtaaccttttatctttgcttgcaccagtatttgaaccatagatttttttctccctgtatatttcccatttactggctacttcatgctgcggcaactgcgctttttttttttgcctgcctgcgctctcgggatgctttctgtcgttcagcgatcgcttctcgtatctccctgttccaccagcttttcggtttcttttttcattatacaaatgaacatgttgtttctcttgccgtatttctgtcgttattacacttagaagctcaccatattcccactctttacttggccatttgccaagttctttctcgacttctgtgactatatttgttagaCTATATTTGCTGACTTTTCACCGTCAGCTGCTCTTACGGAATTAAACATCCAGTTTCTTTCTAGACGGCGGCACATAGAATCTCTAAAGATTTTCTATTCTTATAAGAACTCTCTTTGTCACCTATCAGATCCCTCCCTTTTAATGCCTGCTTGCCCGACTTCAACTAGAGCTTATCATGCCTCTAATATAAGACCACTCCATCTACGCACTAACGATTTCAAGTACAGTTTTACCCCGCATGATTGAACAGTGGAATTTGTTACCTGCCGAAGTTCGTTTGTTAcccatttctcaatttttaaatgctattgctgatgtatAGTTCCTTAACATTTTTATATTTCTATGTTCTTGTTTCTGCATACCATAACCAGTTTTCTGCGCATGTACATCCACTCCCGCCATAGCCCtaacgggctgcagtatgtataaataaataaataaataaataaataaataaataaataaataaatttgttcagcgttcaaatttggactggccattttgcactccttgctctcttttccaACTACATAGCCCATTTTCAAAataatgcgtttatggtcactccctatgctgctataacCCTTCGTAGTCTTAGTCATGAGCATTTCTCTCAAGTTagcatgaattccttctgtcatgagaaagtaatcaatggtcgattgctggtttcccacttcccacgtgatttgCCCTTCACACTTcagccctgtattcacgataacgaggttatgttgctcacaaagatctagctttgacttcccgttgttgttagtatagccatctagatcatGTATGTGGGCCTTCTCGTCACCCAATCGGATAATTCTCTGTGCTATATGCTACGTGAGGGTAGGGCCCTTTACATGCAGAGGAGAGATACAGCATAAAACTGGGTGGTCAACGTTTCAACATAATGCTATCTGCGCAATGCAGCGTGCTAGCACCTCTCACGAGTAGCAGATAATAAAATCTTTTCTCCTTCCTCAGGAGATGTGTCAAAGTGGCGGCAGTAGACCAATGTCTGCAACGCCCCAGGCGGCCCTAGCTCGAAGGCAAGCGAGAGAGGAAAAACAGCTCGCAGGTAAACTAGAAGGGCCTTTGTGGCGTCATCTAGTTTTGCTTAATTGTTTAAAACGAACAACAAACTGTGGCCTCCAAGACCTGCGCTTCGCCGCCAACGACCGCCAAAACAAACGAATGCTCAGTGaattggtggcgccatctagtttGTTTCATAGAAAGCACTCCCTTGTCCGAATGAATTCGACGGCTTTTTCCGCTTGTGGTTTCTGATCACACCGTACACGAATGTTGATGGAGCAGATAGCGTAATTGGTGTGTGCTCTATTGTGCTCCGACAGTCATGCTTTCGATCTTCAATGTTGCTACACGCTGTCAAGCTAGACTTTAGTACAAAATCAAGTCACAGAATTGCATGGCATTTAGTGAGGTGAGGCAATTTGTTCTCCGAGAGCATGGTGGCCCCGAGTACAGCGCGCTGCCTTAGCTGTTCTCTTGAAACTGTTGACATTTTTGTCTGTTTAAGGCACCTCAGCAAGAGCTACTACGAAGTGTTGGGGGTGAAGAATGACTGCACACAGAAGGACATCAGGGACGCCTATGTCAAGCTGTGCAAACAGGTACACAACTCATAATCAGCTGTTTTGCACCTGAAGGTTGCGTGTCTGAACTTGCCGGTCGCGCATGCGCGTGGCCAAGTGGTGGAAGTCAAATGTATTCGACGGTGACATACATGGCAAATTAAATTACTGAACGGTTCCCCATTGGGAAAAGTTAAAACCATTGCGTAGAAACTGTTCATATTGTAAACGGGCTCGTAAAATCTGCCTAAGCACCATAACGTGCAGATCTAGCGACATTTGCGAATGCAAAAGTACATCCCTTGCATGTGCACCTTTATCTTTCTTGTTTATATAGCTCCACCCTGACGTCAAAGGTGCTGCCACATCAATAAAAGACCACAGCAAGTTTACTGAGCTCAACCAAGCCTACACAATCCTTAGCAAGCCTCTTGACCGCAAGCATTACGATGACACTCTACTGCATCCAGAGCTTCACAACGTCCAACGTACAGTGTGGAGGCCATACACACGGTAAACTTCTTTAGATTCCACCATTGTGTCATATACACAGAGTAAACCTAATATGTTCCCTGCCCACAACTGCATTTTCACGATCCACATGCACGGGTAGAAATATCCGAATAAATAGTTGAAGTGGCATGTATTTATCTTGAACTAATCTTTTATTGTATAGCGAACGTTGCTTTTTTTTATGCATGCACAGAAATTACCATTcatggttgtgtgtgtgtgtgtgtgtgtgtgtgtgtgtgtgtgtgtgtgtgtgtgtgtgtgtgtgtgtgtgtgtgtgtgtgtgtgtgtgtgtgtgtgtgtgtgtgtgtgtgtgtgtgtgtgtgtgtgtgtgtgtgtgtgtgtgtgtgtgtgtgtgtgttttgctgtTTTGTCCATGTTTAATCATGTTTAATTAACTCACTCGTCAAAAAATTATGGCTTCGTTTCCTGCCCTATAACCGAGATACAGTGTTATGTATGGAATGATGTTAAGAGTCTAGGCACCATTGATTTAAAGGAAGTTCTTCCTAATGATGTTCACCAGACCTATAATATATTACTCTACAACTGCTTAAAACCACAATTTTAAACAGCTGCTAAAGTTACTCTCTGCTTTGTTTGATAAGATCTTTTTAGATAGTTGAGAAAACTTCAGTGGGCATCTTTGTGTGCAAGCTGAGCATGCACATGGTGAAAGAATCTAGCTCAAGCAAGACGGGCACTTGAAAGAAGGGACAGGATCAAAATGAAGGCAGTGCTCATCCTCTTCACGTGTTTACTCTTGTTTGCACTGGAGCACCTTATTATGAATGTAAACTGACAAATCCACAAATGAGTGTAGATGATTAAGCACGGGTTGCTTTTTATTGCAGTTATGAAGAGCCATTCATGCACACAAAAGGCTCCAGTGGCTACGATGACTATGAGACACCAGGATATGAGGACTTTGCTCATCTGTACAAAGAAAAACGAAGACAGCACCAGAATGCCAAGGTCTATATTGTGATGGGGTGCCTTGTCTTGATCGTTTCTGGTGCTTGCCTCCATTATGTAGCGTTCAGGTAAGAACACCTATCGGAGTTTTATTTATCTTTTCACTCTCACCGTTTTCTCAATTTTCATTTTCGCTTATCTGTAAGAGTGTGCTTCTGTACAAGCTTCTAATGTTGCTCTTGCAGCTCAAACTTCAAACTAATCAATGAATGCTGAGCTAGTCAGTGTAAAGCTTTATGGTTCTGCAAGATACTGAACCAGGATAAACAAAATAGACAATGCAGACATCATCAACTGAAGGGTAAGAAAGGAGATACACTGTGGCAAAAAAGGAGATGTGAGAAACAATCAGATCCACCACAGTTTTGAAATCTAAATGACACGGAGCTCGTTTGAGTTAGGCTGTAACAGTAGCATATCAGCACAGCCTGTAGTTGTTAACTATCTGTTGTGAGGACGAAGGCAATATGTGATGCTTGTCGAGGTATGAATGTTGAGAGATGTATGCACATAGAAGTACGACACATATCCTAATACATTTAAGGCTTCTGTACCCCTTGTGTcacactggcacatacccagttgtTCATAACCAGCAGAacattttgttgggctagttggtgcatgttactgaagtactaaagcacCAAACAGACAACCGGCTtatccgtgtctcttcttgtgtcatCTGTTCGGCGCTTTAGCATTTCTTCAGTGTTCATAACCAGTTGCCCATTGTCTAttgtggcacatacacagtggccCCAACTATTGTCTacttggcaagacagcagcactTGCAAAGTAGGGgacagataaaaaaaagaagagcttcgctttaaagctAGCAGCGTATGCTCATGGGAAAGTAGCACCAATCTGTCGTATGTTGTGGCAGATTGCGCACTCTCGAACATGCGCTCTCTCGGCAGATGTGGATTCAGGCAAACTGATCAAATGTTTTTATTTATAGGAGGCCCCCTGGCAACCACAAGCTGTGGGACCTCCTTCTATATTGAGAGACATTAAAAAGGCCACTAATGGGGACTATTAAGTTACATATTAGCCAATCACATTTCTGATATAGCAAAACCTGAGAAcaagcttggtaagccagaaaagacacaaagccaaaagaaaaataatgctaCTGCCCTGAAGTTCTCGTAAAAGCATGTGGTGACATCATCGATTTTGACAAAGCCTACTCTGTTGTCTGTCACTACTCGCATGTTTGTCAGTAAAGGATGACATTGCATTCTAGAAGAACCAGTAACTCAAACTAATACATTTCTAGTGCTCTTCTTGCAGCAAGGTTGCCCAAGCTTAATGTTTTTAAAATTAAAGTTCGAATGAAAGACAGTAGAGTTTTGAACAGTCTGAACTGATTTAGTATTGTTTTGCATCCGTTGGGGGAGTAACTGTTAAGCATTTGCTCATAAATTTTATCTGCACTGTGACAGTGGAGCTCCTGCTTATATATCATGCTCGGTCTGCTACCACAAGCTTCATCTTTTTTTAAGAATACGTGTGCAATGTGCTTTAAAGACCAGctgcaataaaattttaagtaaTGTTCCATTTCATTCCGTataaaggaatggaatggaactttggctaaattggttctGAATGAGCAGCGTATATTATTGAAGCAGTCTCCTCCAACTGCAGGAATGGTGATTGTTTCATTTTCTTATTACCAGCCTTTGAATAGCACCTAAGCAGGCAACGCCTGAGCCTGGTGGTTAGTGCATATGACACAAATTCTAGACCATTTCCTCTGGAATTATCAGCGCAACGCAGGCGCCACTAAATCTTAGAGCTCATACTGAGGAGCTACACTGTTTGTCAACGTAATGCATAATTTGCTGCCAACAGTAGTGGTGGAATCTCTTGCAGTTCCAGTATGAAAGACATAAAACATATATTTTTGCAAACTTTATGTGATGCTTCAACTTGTTGTCTGGAGCTAGCTTTGCATTTAATATATATCAAACTAGGCTTTTTATGCAGTCCAAAATTTCATTGCAGCTGGCCTTTAATGGCGTGAGTAGAGGCCCCACGGCATAATAATATGCATGACCTTTCATCGTAGAAGTGAATAAACCACATGGTAGCCAATTTCTTGGTTGTTTCATACGTTTTTGTATAAAGTGATAATAAGGTATTTATTCAGCAGTGGCTGCATAAGAAAGGAGCAGAAGAACTGATCTATGTTGAAACTCTACAATGTCATTACTGCTTAGGTAAAGTTTACAACAGGCTTTCACATGCACTGGAATATTTGCACCAGCCTCATGCTACAGTGTTTCTAATCCAAACATGCTTTAAAAAGTGTGCTGGCAATCGGTGGCAGATCTAGGAATTTTTAATATCACGGGCTGGAAAATGACCAACAAATCTGGCACACAGCATAGAGCTGAGGTGCAGTGGACAACCATGACTGTTGAGTTAGCCACACCGCAACACACATGGAGCAAGGTTGACAGTGTCGGTGTACAgccagtttatttatttttgattgTTTGCTCTTTATTTATACTGTTAGCCACAATAAAGGGGAC from Dermacentor albipictus isolate Rhodes 1998 colony chromosome 7, USDA_Dalb.pri_finalv2, whole genome shotgun sequence includes the following:
- the DnaJ-60 gene encoding dnaJ-like protein 60; protein product: MLLHAVKLDFSTKSSHRIAWHLVRHLSKSYYEVLGVKNDCTQKDIRDAYVKLCKQLHPDVKGAATSIKDHSKFTELNQAYTILSKPLDRKHYDDTLLHPELHNVQRTVWRPYTRYEEPFMHTKGSSGYDDYETPGYEDFAHLYKEKRRQHQNAKVYIVMGCLVLIVSGACLHYVAFRYGSSSEMKRKIQENSRKNWAEYHQSKSDFRKYGMEGQMERLLGFKRETKEDKGDKSSED